From Halomicrobium salinisoli, the proteins below share one genomic window:
- a CDS encoding vWA domain-containing protein — MAAGYLQSLAVERLPPLAADVSVAGTRIGVERPLLLAGVPVALLLVGLLVLRPTATADPDRRRRLALACSRGLVATLLVVAMAGPYTAATETVQTEPRVTLLVDRSDSTAVSDASAGDLAAGIEDHGVEVTTRTVAEGDASPVGDGVTAALAPNATLLLLSDGRVTEGRSLGEAAELADRVDATISAVSLSADETERYVAVSGPDTVSSGVENRFLVRVDGANVAGETNLTVTVDGEEVASRTVRNATAVRVAHEFDEVGDHRITARIDGDDAVDRNDVARATVRVVEPPRILYVARGDYPAEGFLRELYRVDRAESVPSDLSGYYAVVVQDVPADELGDTAALQRAVANGTGLVTVGGPNSFERGGYYDDVVGDALPVTGEEGRDQSDVVLAVDTSGSAAEGLSVQQSLALDALDQLGDDNRVGVVAFDEQAYRIAGLTPLGGNREGLRGRIRRLETDGGTRIAAGLSGAGRLLDGGGTVVLLSDGRDNGGGAVAAANELSDDGTRVVAVNVGRFRNETAMRRIAAAGDGQFLRADETDRLRLRFGGEDRRYSGDGLTVVDGTHFVTEGVTLEASPGNANDVSVRERADYLAATGSGAPAVSAWRYGLGRSVAITAYSADGGLGGLLSPPDSVLVTKSVNWAVGDPQRLADDVAMAPDARVGERVAITYRGDRRPESEDHRFVRVGDGEYRATAVPTEAGFHEAAGAAYAVDYAREYGGFGQSDAVENAVETTGGELFEPSETAAIADHAVDRAVRERVVRTDYAWAALAAALVVFLIEVAARRIRTIRARRQP, encoded by the coding sequence ATGGCGGCCGGATACCTCCAGTCGCTGGCCGTCGAGCGCCTCCCGCCGCTGGCGGCCGACGTCTCGGTGGCCGGGACGCGGATCGGCGTGGAGCGACCCCTGCTGCTGGCCGGCGTCCCGGTCGCCCTCCTGCTCGTCGGCCTGCTCGTGTTGCGGCCCACGGCGACGGCCGACCCGGACCGGCGGCGACGGCTGGCGCTGGCCTGCTCGCGGGGCCTCGTGGCGACGCTGCTGGTCGTCGCGATGGCCGGCCCCTACACGGCCGCGACGGAGACGGTCCAGACCGAGCCCCGCGTGACGCTGCTCGTGGACCGCTCGGACAGCACGGCCGTCTCGGACGCGTCGGCCGGCGACCTGGCCGCCGGCATCGAGGACCACGGCGTCGAGGTCACGACCCGGACGGTCGCGGAGGGGGACGCCTCGCCCGTCGGCGACGGCGTCACGGCGGCGCTGGCGCCGAACGCGACGCTGCTCCTGCTGTCGGACGGCCGCGTCACCGAGGGGCGGTCGCTGGGCGAGGCCGCCGAACTCGCGGACCGGGTCGACGCGACGATCAGCGCCGTCTCCCTCTCGGCCGACGAGACGGAGCGGTACGTCGCGGTCAGCGGCCCGGACACGGTCAGTTCGGGCGTCGAGAACCGCTTCCTCGTGCGCGTCGACGGCGCGAACGTCGCGGGCGAGACGAACCTGACCGTCACCGTCGACGGCGAGGAAGTGGCGTCCCGGACCGTCCGTAACGCGACCGCCGTCCGGGTCGCCCACGAGTTCGACGAGGTCGGCGACCACCGGATCACGGCGCGGATCGACGGCGACGACGCCGTCGACCGCAACGACGTGGCCCGGGCGACTGTCAGGGTCGTCGAACCCCCGCGGATCCTCTACGTCGCGCGCGGCGACTACCCCGCGGAGGGGTTCCTCCGCGAGCTGTACCGCGTCGACCGGGCTGAGTCGGTCCCGTCCGACCTGAGCGGCTACTACGCGGTCGTCGTCCAGGACGTCCCGGCCGACGAGCTCGGCGACACCGCCGCGCTCCAGCGGGCGGTCGCGAACGGCACCGGACTGGTCACCGTCGGCGGCCCGAACTCCTTCGAGCGGGGCGGCTACTACGACGACGTCGTCGGCGACGCCCTGCCGGTGACGGGCGAGGAGGGGCGCGACCAGTCCGACGTCGTCCTCGCGGTGGACACCTCCGGCAGCGCCGCCGAGGGGCTGTCCGTCCAGCAGTCGCTCGCGCTCGACGCGCTGGACCAGCTGGGCGACGACAACCGGGTCGGCGTCGTCGCGTTCGACGAGCAGGCCTACCGGATCGCCGGCCTGACGCCGCTCGGCGGCAACCGCGAGGGCCTCCGGGGGCGGATCCGCAGGCTGGAGACCGACGGCGGAACCCGGATCGCCGCCGGGCTGTCGGGCGCCGGCCGCCTCCTCGACGGCGGCGGCACGGTCGTCCTCCTCTCGGACGGGCGGGACAACGGGGGCGGCGCCGTCGCCGCGGCGAACGAGCTGTCGGACGACGGGACGCGCGTCGTCGCCGTCAACGTCGGTCGGTTCCGCAACGAGACGGCGATGCGCCGGATCGCCGCGGCCGGCGACGGGCAGTTCCTCCGCGCCGACGAGACCGACCGGCTCCGGCTCCGGTTCGGCGGCGAGGACCGGCGCTACAGCGGCGACGGCCTCACCGTCGTGGACGGGACCCACTTCGTCACCGAGGGCGTCACCCTCGAGGCCAGTCCGGGCAACGCGAACGACGTCAGCGTCAGGGAGCGGGCCGACTACCTCGCCGCGACGGGGTCGGGCGCTCCCGCGGTCAGCGCCTGGCGCTACGGCCTCGGACGGAGCGTGGCGATCACCGCGTACAGCGCCGACGGCGGCCTGGGCGGGCTGCTCTCCCCGCCGGACTCCGTGCTCGTCACCAAGTCGGTGAACTGGGCGGTCGGCGACCCGCAGCGCCTGGCCGACGACGTGGCGATGGCCCCGGATGCCAGGGTCGGCGAGCGCGTGGCGATCACCTACCGCGGCGACCGGCGGCCGGAGTCCGAGGACCACCGCTTCGTCAGGGTCGGCGACGGCGAGTACCGCGCCACCGCGGTCCCGACCGAGGCCGGGTTCCACGAGGCCGCGGGCGCGGCGTACGCCGTCGACTACGCCCGGGAGTACGGCGGGTTCGGCCAGTCCGACGCGGTCGAGAACGCCGTCGAGACCACCGGCGGCGAGCTGTTCGAGCCGAGCGAGACGGCGGCCATCGCCGACCACGCCGTCGACCGGGCCGTCCGCGAGCGCGTCGTCAGGACCGACTACGCGTGGGCGGCGCTCGCGGCGGCGCTGGTCGTCTTCCTGATCGAGGTCGCAGCGAGGCGGATCCGCACCATCCGCGCACGGAGGCAGCCATGA
- a CDS encoding DUF7502 family protein, with the protein MTGPDDVAAAVAEVRREARKAAAVDAAVDAGLALLAVNLALSVFGLEGALPADLPAPDGAVAAGLAGVAAGAVSGVVRARRYSLAAFEAVNPELGASLRTARDAADLDRDGVMARRLYGDALDALASASSHGLLDRRRLAVRTLVVAVLAATTVHAAVVGVEVDPLADRGGPGAVDADPTGSDETATPRNEFADNDSVLGEPKTPASGDEDVAADVSSSYGSGDEGEASEYDDRGYPGGDGDVSARRAGFDEPEEVEDADLIRDYAVSLNGSDTDD; encoded by the coding sequence GTGACGGGGCCCGACGACGTCGCCGCGGCGGTCGCGGAGGTCCGGCGAGAGGCCCGGAAGGCCGCCGCGGTCGACGCGGCCGTCGACGCCGGCCTGGCGCTGCTGGCCGTCAACCTGGCGCTGTCCGTGTTCGGTCTTGAGGGCGCGCTCCCGGCGGACCTTCCGGCGCCGGACGGGGCCGTCGCCGCGGGGCTCGCCGGCGTCGCCGCGGGCGCCGTCTCGGGCGTCGTCCGGGCCCGGCGGTACTCGCTGGCGGCCTTCGAGGCGGTCAACCCCGAGCTGGGAGCGTCGTTGCGGACCGCGCGGGACGCCGCCGACCTGGACCGTGACGGCGTGATGGCCCGTCGGCTCTACGGCGACGCCCTCGACGCGCTCGCGTCGGCCTCGAGCCACGGCCTGCTGGACCGGCGACGGCTCGCGGTCCGGACGCTCGTCGTGGCCGTCCTGGCGGCGACGACGGTCCACGCCGCCGTGGTCGGCGTCGAAGTGGACCCGCTGGCCGACCGCGGCGGTCCGGGCGCGGTCGACGCCGACCCGACCGGATCCGACGAGACGGCGACGCCCCGGAACGAGTTCGCCGACAACGACTCCGTGCTGGGGGAGCCGAAGACGCCCGCGAGCGGCGACGAGGACGTCGCTGCCGACGTCTCCTCGAGCTACGGGAGCGGCGACGAGGGGGAGGCCTCGGAGTACGACGACCGGGGGTATCCCGGCGGGGACGGCGACGTGTCGGCCCGGCGAGCCGGCTTCGACGAGCCCGAGGAGGTCGAGGACGCGGACCTGATCCGCGACTACGCGGTCTCGCTGAACGGGAGTGATACCGATGACTGA
- a CDS encoding AAA family ATPase translates to MTDEYTDEEVQRLQDAVDEVREQVSRRIVGQEQVIERLLTCLLCDGNALLESTPGLGKTTMIRTLADATALSFSRIQNTPDLMPSDVTGTEIVRETSRGQDLEFEPGPVFANVVLADEINRATPKTQAALLEAMQEGQVTVGDETHPLPEPFFVLATQNPIEQEGTYPLPEAQRDRFTMKLTLDYPDRAAEAEIVDRYTRQRSGDVAVERAISPEDLAAVQDLVRRVPVADGVRDRAVDLVRSTREADRLDYGASPRASMNLVLAAKARAFLDGRSHPDAEDVEAAARPVLRHRVVVDFRAEREGVTPDDVIADLL, encoded by the coding sequence ATGACTGACGAGTACACCGACGAGGAGGTACAGCGACTCCAGGACGCCGTCGACGAGGTGCGCGAGCAGGTGAGCCGGCGCATCGTCGGCCAGGAGCAGGTGATCGAGCGGCTGCTGACCTGCCTGCTGTGCGACGGCAACGCGCTGCTGGAGAGCACCCCTGGGCTGGGCAAGACGACGATGATCCGTACGCTCGCGGACGCGACGGCGCTGTCGTTCTCCCGGATCCAGAACACCCCCGACCTGATGCCCTCAGACGTGACCGGGACCGAGATCGTCCGCGAGACCTCGCGGGGCCAGGACCTGGAGTTCGAGCCCGGACCGGTCTTCGCCAACGTCGTGCTGGCCGACGAGATCAACCGCGCGACGCCGAAGACCCAGGCCGCCCTGCTGGAGGCGATGCAGGAGGGGCAGGTCACGGTCGGCGACGAGACCCATCCCCTCCCGGAGCCGTTCTTCGTCCTGGCGACCCAGAACCCCATCGAGCAGGAGGGGACCTACCCGCTGCCGGAGGCCCAGCGCGACCGCTTCACGATGAAGCTCACCCTCGACTACCCGGACCGCGCGGCCGAGGCGGAGATCGTCGACCGGTACACCCGCCAGCGGAGCGGCGACGTCGCGGTCGAGCGAGCCATCTCGCCGGAGGACCTGGCCGCCGTACAGGACCTCGTCCGGCGGGTCCCGGTGGCCGACGGCGTCCGCGACCGCGCCGTCGACCTCGTCCGGTCGACCCGAGAGGCCGATCGCCTGGACTACGGCGCCAGCCCCCGCGCGAGCATGAACCTCGTCCTCGCCGCGAAGGCGCGGGCCTTCCTCGACGGGCGGAGCCACCCGGACGCCGAGGACGTCGAGGCGGCGGCGAGGCCGGTGCTGCGCCACCGCGTCGTCGTCGACTTCCGGGCCGAGCGCGAGGGGGTGACCCCGGACGACGTGATCGCCGACCTCCTATGA
- a CDS encoding DUF58 domain-containing protein: MIDPGFLDELDRFEASLAHRTDDRLRGEHRSSAVGEGLTFSDYRNYVPGDDTRLVDWKLYARTGELYVKQFEAERNLTVHVLLDSSASMDVGEGDAHKFEYAAKLGLGYAALAAADHADFRVSLLGERFERIDAGRSDRGEVLALVDRCNETDPEGAVDFERALADYAATIDSRSLVLVASDFLDDPDSIEAGLDALAGNHLVLAHVVAPRERDPPVSGDVVFEALERSETLRTYFGSKRRRTYRERLRDHVADVEERAERTRARHERVDTDRPFFEAFADVWV, translated from the coding sequence ATGATCGATCCGGGCTTCCTCGACGAACTCGACCGGTTCGAGGCCTCGCTGGCCCACCGCACCGACGACCGCCTGCGGGGCGAGCACCGCTCGTCGGCGGTCGGCGAGGGGCTGACCTTCAGCGACTACCGCAACTACGTCCCCGGCGACGACACCCGGCTCGTCGACTGGAAGCTCTACGCGCGGACGGGCGAGCTGTACGTCAAGCAGTTCGAGGCCGAGCGCAATCTGACGGTCCACGTCCTGCTCGATTCGAGCGCGTCGATGGACGTCGGCGAGGGCGACGCCCACAAGTTCGAGTACGCGGCGAAGCTCGGGCTGGGCTACGCCGCGCTGGCGGCGGCCGACCACGCCGACTTCCGGGTGTCGCTTTTGGGCGAGCGCTTCGAGCGGATCGACGCCGGCCGCTCGGACCGGGGCGAGGTGCTGGCGCTCGTCGACCGCTGCAACGAGACGGACCCCGAGGGCGCGGTCGACTTCGAGCGGGCGCTGGCCGACTACGCGGCCACGATCGACTCGCGCTCGCTGGTGCTCGTGGCCAGCGACTTCCTCGACGACCCGGACTCGATCGAGGCGGGGCTGGACGCGCTGGCCGGCAACCACCTCGTGCTCGCCCACGTCGTCGCGCCGCGCGAGCGCGACCCGCCGGTCAGCGGCGACGTCGTGTTCGAGGCGCTGGAGCGCTCGGAGACCCTGCGGACCTACTTCGGGTCGAAGCGCCGGCGGACCTACAGGGAGCGACTGCGGGACCACGTGGCCGACGTCGAGGAGCGCGCCGAGCGGACGCGGGCGCGCCACGAGCGCGTCGACACGGACCGGCCGTTCTTCGAGGCCTTCGCCGACGTGTGGGTCTGA